A genomic window from Micromonospora violae includes:
- a CDS encoding amino acid ABC transporter ATP-binding protein — translation MTTGEPLIVLDAVNKWYGPLHVLDDVSLSVDRGEVVVVIGPSGSGKSTLCRTINRLEPINSGTITFDGQVLPAEGKPLAKLRSEVGMVFQSFNLFAHKTILENVTLGPIKVRKEKPAAARERGLALLDRVGIANQADKFPAQLSGGQQQRAAIARALAMQPKAMLFDEPTSALDPEMVGEVLDVMTSLASDGMTMVVVTHEMGFARHAANRVIFMADGKLVEDASPAEFFENPRSDRAKDFLSKILTH, via the coding sequence GTGACGACGGGCGAACCGCTCATCGTGCTGGACGCGGTCAACAAGTGGTACGGGCCGCTGCACGTGCTGGACGACGTCTCGCTGTCGGTGGATCGGGGCGAGGTGGTCGTGGTGATCGGCCCGTCGGGCTCCGGCAAGTCGACGCTGTGCCGCACGATCAACCGACTGGAACCGATCAACTCGGGCACCATCACCTTCGACGGCCAGGTACTACCGGCCGAGGGCAAGCCCCTCGCCAAGCTGCGCAGCGAGGTGGGCATGGTCTTCCAGTCCTTCAACCTCTTCGCGCACAAGACCATCCTGGAGAACGTCACCCTCGGCCCGATCAAGGTCCGCAAGGAGAAGCCGGCCGCTGCCCGCGAACGTGGCCTGGCCCTGCTCGACCGGGTCGGCATCGCCAACCAGGCGGACAAGTTCCCGGCCCAGCTCTCCGGCGGCCAGCAGCAGCGGGCGGCGATCGCCCGGGCGCTGGCCATGCAGCCCAAGGCGATGCTCTTCGACGAGCCGACCAGCGCCCTGGACCCGGAGATGGTCGGCGAGGTGCTCGACGTGATGACCTCGCTGGCCAGCGACGGCATGACGATGGTCGTGGTCACCCACGAGATGGGCTTCGCCCGGCACGCCGCGAACCGGGTCATCTTCATGGCCGACGGCAAGCTCGTCGAGGACGCCTCCCCGGCGGAGTTCTTCGAGAACCCGCGCAGCGACCGGGCGAAGGACTTCCTCTCCAAGATCCTCACGCACTAG
- a CDS encoding TIR-like protein FxsC codes for MSPPTGRRRPASRGTYFFLSYAHSAPAPGARADADADAWVRKFFTDLTDEVRRQARPVAGMRIGFFDQDIPLGADWKAALAEALGDAEVFVPLYSPGYFSRPWALGEQESFRARLAAAGPARATAGHLTPVLWIPFPPWETHPELDAALDLARDVPEYAENGLRALHMLDSYKGPYRLLLSRLASRIVHTAERRPMGPSRAPGLDEVVRPTPTDPDLVVAVLAPTRDRLPTGRDPAGYAASSRLWRPYGRSQQLPAAEYAASTAERLGLSARTEDFAQASALLDRRPAVLLVDPWIAATPDAAAVLARMLSGLREWVVPLVVTDDDSQDATRRATEVTQLLQNAGLPQVKRACSMREFVDLMPALVTEARRQFLKYGPVVPFEPPGEPVPSLRDGFPAAGSTVPTDPASPPADPGPPRPHGEDR; via the coding sequence GTGAGTCCGCCGACGGGCCGGCGTCGCCCGGCGTCGCGCGGGACGTACTTCTTCCTCAGCTATGCCCACTCGGCGCCGGCACCCGGAGCCCGCGCCGACGCCGACGCCGACGCCTGGGTCCGTAAATTCTTCACCGACCTGACCGACGAGGTGCGGCGCCAGGCGCGACCGGTGGCCGGGATGCGGATCGGCTTCTTCGACCAGGACATTCCGTTGGGCGCCGACTGGAAGGCCGCCCTCGCCGAGGCGCTCGGTGACGCCGAGGTCTTCGTCCCGCTCTACTCGCCCGGCTACTTCAGCCGGCCCTGGGCACTGGGGGAGCAGGAGTCCTTCCGGGCCCGGCTGGCCGCCGCCGGGCCGGCCCGGGCCACCGCCGGTCACCTCACCCCGGTGCTGTGGATCCCGTTCCCCCCGTGGGAGACGCATCCGGAGTTGGATGCCGCACTGGACCTGGCTCGGGACGTCCCGGAGTACGCCGAGAACGGCCTCCGCGCGCTCCACATGCTGGATTCTTACAAAGGGCCGTACCGGCTGCTGCTGAGTCGACTGGCGAGCCGGATCGTGCACACCGCCGAGCGGCGACCGATGGGTCCGTCCCGGGCGCCCGGCCTGGACGAGGTCGTCCGCCCGACGCCGACCGACCCGGACCTCGTGGTCGCCGTGCTGGCCCCGACCCGGGACCGGCTGCCGACCGGTCGCGACCCCGCCGGCTACGCCGCCAGCAGCCGGCTCTGGCGGCCGTACGGGCGCAGCCAGCAGCTACCCGCCGCCGAGTACGCGGCCAGCACCGCCGAGCGGCTCGGGCTGTCGGCCCGTACGGAGGACTTCGCGCAGGCGTCCGCGCTGCTCGATCGGCGGCCGGCCGTGCTGCTGGTCGACCCGTGGATCGCGGCGACGCCGGACGCGGCGGCGGTCCTCGCCCGCATGCTGAGCGGCCTGCGCGAGTGGGTCGTTCCGCTGGTGGTCACCGACGACGACAGTCAGGACGCCACCCGCCGGGCCACCGAGGTGACCCAACTGCTGCAGAACGCCGGGCTGCCCCAGGTGAAGCGGGCGTGCAGCATGCGGGAGTTCGTCGACCTGATGCCGGCGCTGGTCACCGAGGCACGCCGGCAGTTCCTCAAGTACGGCCCGGTGGTCCCCTTCGAACCACCGGGCGAGCCGGTGCCGAGCCTGCGTGACGGTTTTCCCGCCGCCGGCTCGACCGTGCCCACCGACCCCGCGTCCCCGCCTGCTGATCCGGGCCCACCGCGTCCCCACGGAGAAGACCGATGA
- a CDS encoding amino acid ABC transporter permease, translating into MVELSQASILYDLPGPRAKRRNAILGVASTVGIIALIAYIGYKFADTGQFEARKWEQFQYASVQRELLGGLWATLKAAGIAAVLALLFGAVFASARLSDKWILRTPATFVVELFRAIPLLILIFFGYYVPLQYGWSIDKLWALVIGLMLYNGSVLAEIFRAGINAVPYGQTEGAYAVGMRKNQVLRLILLPQAVRSMLPAIVSQLVVLLKDTALGFIITYPELLFVGKQIGGRLPFGLPYVPTYLIVAAIYIAICGALSILAWWLQKRMGQSRRTAAKVLPAQSVGEDSARMV; encoded by the coding sequence ATGGTTGAGTTGAGCCAGGCGTCGATCCTCTACGACCTGCCCGGGCCTCGCGCCAAGCGGCGTAACGCGATCCTGGGCGTCGCCTCCACGGTCGGCATCATCGCTCTCATCGCCTACATCGGCTACAAGTTCGCCGACACCGGCCAGTTCGAGGCCCGCAAGTGGGAGCAGTTCCAGTACGCCTCGGTGCAACGCGAACTGCTCGGCGGGCTGTGGGCGACGCTGAAGGCCGCCGGCATCGCCGCCGTCCTGGCGCTGCTGTTCGGCGCGGTGTTCGCCAGTGCCCGCCTGAGCGACAAGTGGATCCTGCGTACCCCGGCGACCTTCGTCGTGGAGCTGTTCCGGGCGATCCCCCTCCTCATCCTGATCTTCTTCGGCTACTACGTGCCGTTGCAGTACGGCTGGTCGATCGACAAGTTGTGGGCGCTGGTCATCGGGCTGATGCTCTACAACGGCTCGGTGCTCGCGGAGATCTTCCGGGCCGGCATCAACGCGGTGCCGTACGGGCAGACCGAGGGCGCGTACGCGGTCGGCATGCGCAAGAACCAGGTGCTGCGACTGATCCTGCTGCCGCAGGCCGTCCGGTCGATGCTCCCGGCGATCGTCAGCCAGCTCGTGGTGCTGCTCAAGGACACCGCGCTGGGTTTCATCATCACGTACCCCGAGCTGCTCTTCGTGGGTAAGCAGATCGGCGGCCGGTTGCCGTTCGGGCTGCCGTACGTGCCGACGTACCTGATCGTGGCGGCGATCTACATCGCCATCTGCGGTGCGCTGTCGATCCTGGCCTGGTGGTTGCAGAAGCGGATGGGCCAGAGCCGGCGGACGGCGGCGAAGGTGCTGCCCGCCCAGAGCGTCGGCGAGGACTCCGCCCGGATGGTGTGA
- a CDS encoding amino acid ABC transporter permease codes for MGEFFRVLTDNGQLFVDGFTNTVKLFLIAAVGSLVLGTLLGAMRVSPVPALRAFGATYVNLVRNTPLTLVFAFLVFAVPKLDVNIDYFSSAAIALTVYTSAFICEVIRSGVNTVAAGQAEAARALGMTFGQVLTLIVLPQALRAMVPPMMSVFIAMLKNTTIAAGFSVLEAGAIPAYMAERGEPQFAVLLWITIGFLILILPLVALQRILERKWRVAR; via the coding sequence ATGGGCGAGTTCTTCCGCGTACTGACGGACAACGGGCAACTGTTCGTTGACGGGTTCACCAACACCGTCAAACTTTTCCTGATCGCAGCGGTCGGCAGCCTCGTCCTCGGCACGCTGCTGGGCGCGATGCGGGTCTCCCCCGTGCCGGCGCTGCGGGCGTTCGGCGCCACCTACGTCAACCTGGTGCGCAACACCCCTCTGACGCTGGTCTTCGCGTTCCTCGTGTTCGCGGTGCCGAAGCTCGACGTCAACATCGACTATTTCTCCAGCGCTGCCATCGCGCTGACCGTCTACACCTCGGCGTTCATCTGCGAGGTGATCCGCTCCGGCGTCAACACGGTCGCCGCCGGGCAGGCCGAGGCAGCCCGAGCACTCGGGATGACCTTCGGCCAGGTGCTCACGCTCATCGTGCTGCCGCAGGCGCTGCGGGCGATGGTCCCGCCGATGATGAGCGTGTTCATCGCCATGCTGAAGAACACCACCATCGCCGCCGGTTTCTCGGTGCTGGAGGCCGGCGCGATCCCCGCGTACATGGCCGAGCGGGGCGAGCCGCAGTTCGCCGTCCTGCTCTGGATCACCATCGGCTTCCTGATCCTGATCCTGCCGCTGGTGGCGTTGCAGCGGATCCTGGAGCGCAAGTGGAGGGTGGCCCGATGA
- a CDS encoding glutamate ABC transporter substrate-binding protein → MRMKSVAAVAMMASLALSAAACGKEGEPTPSAGGTASGAAQGDTCKSSGATFTPKTDAAIAGSPTFEKIKTAGKVSVGVKFDQPNLGYKDAQGKRCGFDIEIAQYVASTLGIDPAKIEYKEIASANRETAIKGGEVDYYVGTYSITDKRKNDISFAGPYFVAGQDLLVRKDESSITGKDTLKGKKVCSATGSTPIQKVRDEGLTEPENIVEFKTYSECVSQLLDKKVDAVTTDDAILKGYAAQSPSELKVVGQPFSTEKYGIGLPKDDKALRDYVNNQIEASFGDGTWQKIYDGTLGLSGSAGTPPTLERY, encoded by the coding sequence ATGCGTATGAAGAGCGTGGCGGCGGTCGCCATGATGGCCTCCCTCGCCCTGTCGGCCGCCGCGTGCGGCAAGGAGGGTGAGCCGACCCCGAGCGCGGGCGGCACCGCCTCCGGCGCCGCTCAGGGTGACACCTGCAAGAGCTCCGGCGCGACCTTCACTCCGAAGACCGACGCGGCCATTGCCGGCAGCCCGACCTTCGAGAAGATCAAGACGGCTGGCAAGGTCTCCGTCGGCGTCAAGTTCGACCAGCCGAACCTTGGCTACAAGGACGCCCAGGGCAAGCGGTGCGGCTTCGACATCGAGATCGCCCAGTACGTGGCGAGCACGCTGGGCATCGACCCGGCGAAGATCGAGTACAAGGAGATCGCGTCGGCCAACCGGGAGACCGCGATCAAGGGTGGCGAGGTCGACTACTACGTCGGCACCTACTCGATCACCGACAAGCGCAAGAACGACATCTCCTTCGCCGGCCCGTACTTCGTTGCTGGCCAGGACCTGCTGGTCCGCAAGGACGAGTCGTCGATCACCGGCAAGGACACCCTCAAGGGCAAGAAGGTCTGCTCGGCCACCGGTTCGACCCCGATCCAGAAGGTCCGTGACGAGGGCCTGACCGAGCCGGAGAACATCGTCGAGTTCAAGACCTACTCCGAGTGCGTCTCGCAGCTGCTCGACAAGAAGGTCGACGCCGTCACCACCGACGACGCCATCCTCAAGGGCTACGCGGCGCAGAGCCCGAGCGAGCTGAAGGTGGTCGGCCAGCCGTTCAGCACCGAGAAGTACGGCATCGGCCTGCCGAAGGACGACAAGGCGCTGCGCGACTACGTCAACAACCAGATCGAGGCGTCGTTCGGCGACGGCACCTGGCAGAAGATCTACGACGGCACGCTCGGCCTGTCCGGCTCGGCGGGCACCCCGCCCACCCTCGAGCGGTACTGA
- the selD gene encoding selenide, water dikinase SelD, which translates to MTEPVRLTKYARGGGCACKIPPGELEIMVAGLGPATGTAELLVGLDHGDDAAVVRLDERTGVVSTADFFTPVVDDAYDWGRIAAANALSDVYAMGGTPLVALNLLCWPRDVLPLELAREVLRGGQDVAREAGCHLAGGHSVDDDGPKYGLAVTGTVRPEELITLDAGRAGVPLSLTKPLGVGVLNTRHKATGESFPEAVATMSALNREAARAAVAAGIRCGTDVTGFGLLGHASKLARASRVTVAIDTARVPYLAGAREALRDGFVSGGSRRNLDWVTPWTDFGAADEAERLLLADAQTSGGLLVAGEVPGAPVVGELLPRGEHLVVLR; encoded by the coding sequence ATGACCGAACCCGTACGGTTGACCAAGTACGCCCGCGGCGGTGGCTGTGCCTGCAAGATTCCCCCGGGTGAGCTGGAGATCATGGTGGCCGGCCTCGGTCCGGCGACCGGCACCGCGGAGTTGCTGGTCGGGTTGGATCACGGCGACGACGCGGCGGTGGTGCGCCTGGACGAGCGGACCGGCGTGGTCAGCACCGCCGACTTCTTCACTCCGGTGGTCGACGACGCGTACGACTGGGGTCGGATCGCCGCGGCCAACGCGCTCTCCGACGTGTACGCGATGGGCGGCACCCCGCTGGTGGCGCTCAACCTGCTCTGCTGGCCGAGGGACGTGCTGCCGCTGGAGTTGGCCCGTGAGGTGCTGCGCGGCGGTCAGGACGTGGCGCGGGAGGCCGGCTGTCACCTGGCCGGCGGGCACAGTGTGGACGACGACGGCCCGAAGTACGGGCTCGCGGTCACCGGCACGGTCCGACCGGAGGAGCTGATCACCCTGGACGCCGGGCGGGCCGGGGTGCCGTTGTCGCTGACCAAGCCACTCGGGGTGGGCGTGCTGAACACCCGACACAAGGCCACCGGTGAGAGCTTCCCGGAGGCGGTGGCCACGATGAGCGCGCTCAATCGGGAGGCCGCCCGCGCGGCGGTCGCCGCCGGCATCCGCTGCGGCACCGATGTGACCGGGTTCGGGCTGCTCGGGCACGCCTCGAAGCTGGCCCGGGCCAGCCGGGTCACGGTGGCCATCGACACCGCCCGGGTGCCCTATCTGGCTGGCGCGCGGGAGGCGCTGCGCGACGGGTTCGTCAGCGGCGGCAGCCGGCGCAACCTGGACTGGGTGACCCCGTGGACCGACTTCGGCGCGGCGGACGAGGCGGAGCGGCTGCTGCTGGCCGACGCGCAGACCTCAGGTGGCCTGCTGGTCGCCGGCGAGGTGCCCGGCGCGCCCGTGGTGGGCGAGCTGCTGCCCCGGGGCGAGCATCTGGTCGTTCTGCGCTGA
- a CDS encoding aminoglycoside N(3)-acetyltransferase — translation MSGPDEHSPPTLGRPRLADDLRALGVRPGVCLLVHCGLRRVGPLEHGPATLAGALRDVLGPAGTLLVPTHTDGNSTTSRAHLAATAGMDRAQRERYEAALPGWDRRTTPSQRMGALAEYVRCAPGAVRSDHPQTSFTALGSRARQLTDGHDLTCHLGERSPMGKLYAADGQVLLLGLGYEACTALHLAEYRLPVPSPERDYHCFRLVDGRRVRLDFRALDLDDRDFPTVGAALDATPLVRQGRVGRANARLLPARAAVDFATTWFATNRLAARR, via the coding sequence GTGTCGGGTCCCGATGAGCACTCACCGCCCACCCTGGGCCGCCCCCGCCTCGCCGACGACCTGCGGGCGCTGGGCGTACGCCCGGGGGTGTGCCTGCTGGTGCACTGTGGCCTGCGTCGGGTGGGCCCACTGGAGCACGGCCCGGCGACCCTCGCCGGCGCGCTGCGCGACGTCCTCGGCCCGGCCGGGACGCTGCTGGTGCCCACCCACACCGACGGCAACTCGACCACCTCCCGGGCCCACCTGGCGGCCACCGCCGGCATGGACCGGGCGCAGCGCGAACGGTACGAGGCGGCGCTGCCGGGTTGGGACCGCCGGACCACCCCGTCGCAGCGGATGGGTGCGCTCGCCGAGTACGTCCGGTGCGCCCCCGGTGCCGTGCGCAGTGACCACCCGCAGACCTCGTTCACCGCGCTCGGCTCTCGGGCCCGACAGCTCACCGACGGCCATGACCTCACCTGCCACCTGGGCGAACGCTCACCGATGGGCAAGCTCTACGCGGCGGACGGGCAGGTCCTTCTGCTCGGCCTCGGCTACGAGGCGTGCACTGCCCTGCACCTGGCCGAGTACCGGCTGCCGGTGCCATCCCCCGAGCGCGACTACCACTGCTTCCGCCTCGTCGACGGGCGGCGGGTCCGCCTCGACTTCCGGGCTCTCGATCTGGACGACCGGGACTTCCCGACGGTGGGTGCCGCGCTCGACGCGACACCGTTGGTGCGGCAGGGCCGGGTGGGGCGGGCCAACGCCCGCCTGCTGCCGGCCCGAGCCGCTGTCGACTTCGCGACTACCTGGTTCGCCACGAACCGGTTGGCGGCGCGACGTTGA
- a CDS encoding DUF2277 family protein: protein MCRSIKTLREPFTPQVTDADVEAAALQYVRKISGFRAPAAHNAAAFDAAVAAVAAATRTLLDQLVVRGAGSGTTDRSATAAS, encoded by the coding sequence ATGTGCCGGAGCATCAAGACGCTGCGTGAACCGTTCACCCCGCAGGTGACCGACGCGGACGTCGAGGCGGCGGCGTTGCAGTACGTCCGGAAGATCTCTGGCTTCCGGGCGCCCGCCGCGCACAACGCCGCCGCGTTCGACGCCGCGGTGGCCGCGGTGGCCGCCGCGACGCGCACCCTGCTCGACCAACTGGTGGTACGGGGCGCCGGATCGGGCACCACGGACCGGTCGGCCACCGCCGCCAGTTGA
- a CDS encoding TIR-like protein FxsC, whose product MSTVDAPSGARAPLFFISYSGAPVGRATGQPAEHLSRFFVDLSVHVSELVGPVTGVDAGFLDTSIAGGEQWSPELLQAAGTCQVFVPLVSSALILSDWCGREWDAFSRRRVTPRHSSASVHETAIVPVTWSSTSGMALPRVLRDIQRFTPTAPDPGIAAHYQREGVYGLLSMEWENMYRVVVWRLAQRIVDIHRSYLVEPWVPASVDELCNRFVEEPQ is encoded by the coding sequence GTGAGCACAGTGGACGCACCCTCCGGCGCGCGCGCCCCGCTCTTCTTCATCAGTTACTCGGGCGCGCCGGTCGGCCGGGCCACCGGCCAACCCGCCGAGCACCTCTCCCGGTTCTTCGTGGACCTGTCCGTTCACGTCAGTGAACTGGTCGGCCCGGTAACCGGAGTGGACGCCGGTTTTCTGGACACCTCCATCGCCGGCGGGGAACAGTGGAGCCCGGAGCTTCTCCAGGCCGCCGGCACCTGCCAGGTCTTCGTCCCGCTGGTGTCCAGCGCGCTGATCCTCAGCGACTGGTGTGGCCGGGAATGGGACGCGTTCTCCCGGCGGCGGGTCACCCCGCGACACAGCTCCGCCTCGGTCCACGAGACGGCGATCGTGCCGGTCACCTGGTCGTCGACGAGCGGCATGGCACTGCCTCGGGTGCTCCGCGACATCCAGCGCTTCACCCCGACCGCGCCGGATCCCGGCATCGCCGCGCACTACCAGCGGGAGGGGGTCTATGGCTTGCTGTCCATGGAGTGGGAGAACATGTACCGGGTGGTGGTCTGGCGGCTCGCGCAGCGGATCGTGGACATCCACCGGTCGTACCTGGTCGAACCCTGGGTGCCAGCGAGCGTGGACGAGCTGTGCAACAGGTTCGTCGAGGAGCCGCAGTGA
- a CDS encoding FxsB family cyclophane-forming radical SAM/SPASM peptide maturase encodes MGGSCRRISQFVLKVHSRCDLSCDHCYVYQHADQTWRGRPARMSPATVQAAARRIAEHAREHELSIVHVVLHGGEPLLLGAAGLREVLAELRTTITPWARLDLRMQTNGVLLDEELCRLFVEYGVRVGVSFDGDRAANDRHRVFAHGGSSHDHVRRALALLRRPEHRASYAGILCTIDVRNDPDRVYEALLAESPPRVDLLLPHATWDNPPQRPGPSPTPYADWLGRLHRRWVDDGRPVSIRMFEALRPGGGGTEAFGLAPADVLVIEADGTWEQVDSLKTAYHGAAGTGFDVFDHSVDEAARHPGVAVRQDGVDGLCTTCRSCPVVDRCGGGLYAHRWRTGSDFDNPSVYCADLLRLIDTVDAHLPPTRPVPRQRPVTGSGPGDWSATSPLDEVLDDLATGHGSASTLALLAATQLSITRALLAACRDRSGTTAAWELLVHLDQVAPEAVRAVLAHPFVRPSLVHRLGSSAPPGLATAVDPLPALAIAAALRAGVAATVDVPARADAITMPTLGSLVLPGLGESAEVTVRPGEFQVRGGSAEQSVLLEPLASPSAGWLPTREVSVPGGRLLLEDGDPYRDCYGQPVQPRLDAPAAGALGRTLTAAWRVVQRDVPAHAAALDGGLRAVVPLAPDPARPLRSATARHAFGAVAVTPHPDPETMAVLLVHEWQHAKLGAVLDLYDLVEPGQGSRIRVPWRPDPRPPEGVLQGVYAHLAVTQVWRARAATDRGEASAHAAHFLAWTRDGVDALLASRSLTAAGERFVGQLRHALEETRVGSR; translated from the coding sequence ATGGGCGGATCCTGCCGGCGGATCAGTCAGTTCGTGCTGAAGGTGCACAGCCGGTGTGACCTCAGCTGCGACCACTGCTACGTCTACCAGCACGCCGACCAGACCTGGCGTGGCCGGCCGGCACGGATGTCGCCGGCCACGGTCCAGGCCGCCGCACGGCGCATCGCCGAACACGCCCGCGAGCACGAGTTGTCGATCGTGCACGTCGTGCTGCACGGGGGTGAGCCGCTGCTGCTGGGCGCCGCCGGGCTGCGCGAGGTGCTGGCCGAGTTGCGCACCACGATCACCCCATGGGCACGGCTCGACCTGCGCATGCAGACCAACGGCGTCCTGCTCGACGAGGAGTTGTGCCGGCTGTTCGTCGAGTACGGCGTGCGGGTCGGGGTGTCCTTCGACGGCGACCGTGCCGCCAACGACCGCCACCGGGTCTTCGCCCACGGCGGCAGCAGCCACGACCACGTGCGGCGGGCGCTGGCCCTGCTCCGGCGGCCGGAACACCGCGCCAGCTACGCCGGCATCCTCTGCACGATCGACGTCCGCAACGATCCCGACCGGGTGTACGAGGCGCTGCTGGCCGAGAGCCCGCCCCGGGTCGACCTGTTGCTGCCCCATGCCACCTGGGACAACCCCCCGCAGCGCCCTGGCCCCAGCCCCACCCCGTACGCGGACTGGCTGGGGCGGCTGCACCGAAGGTGGGTGGACGACGGCCGCCCGGTGTCGATCCGGATGTTCGAGGCGCTGCGCCCGGGTGGCGGCGGCACCGAGGCGTTCGGCCTGGCCCCGGCCGACGTGCTGGTCATCGAGGCGGACGGCACCTGGGAGCAGGTCGACTCGTTGAAGACCGCGTACCACGGCGCCGCCGGCACCGGATTCGACGTGTTCGACCACTCGGTGGACGAAGCCGCTCGGCACCCCGGGGTCGCCGTCCGGCAGGACGGCGTGGACGGCCTCTGCACGACCTGCCGGTCCTGCCCGGTGGTCGACCGGTGCGGCGGCGGCCTGTACGCCCACCGCTGGCGCACCGGCTCCGACTTCGACAACCCGTCGGTGTACTGCGCCGACCTGCTCCGCCTGATCGACACCGTGGACGCCCACCTGCCGCCCACCCGACCCGTGCCGCGCCAACGGCCCGTCACCGGATCCGGGCCGGGTGACTGGTCCGCCACCTCCCCCCTCGACGAGGTGCTGGACGACCTGGCCACCGGGCACGGGTCCGCGTCGACCCTGGCGCTGCTCGCGGCCACCCAACTCTCCATCACCCGGGCGCTGCTGGCGGCCTGCCGGGACCGGTCCGGCACCACGGCCGCCTGGGAACTCCTCGTCCACCTCGACCAGGTGGCGCCGGAGGCGGTTCGGGCGGTCCTGGCGCACCCCTTCGTCCGGCCCTCGCTGGTGCATCGCCTCGGTTCGTCGGCCCCGCCCGGCCTCGCCACGGCAGTCGACCCGCTGCCGGCCCTGGCCATCGCCGCGGCCCTGCGCGCCGGGGTCGCGGCCACAGTGGACGTCCCGGCGCGGGCCGACGCGATCACGATGCCCACGCTCGGCAGCCTGGTGCTGCCGGGCCTGGGGGAGAGCGCCGAGGTGACCGTCCGGCCCGGCGAGTTCCAGGTCCGGGGCGGGTCGGCCGAGCAGTCGGTGCTCCTCGAGCCGCTGGCGTCGCCGTCGGCCGGTTGGCTTCCGACCCGCGAGGTGTCGGTGCCCGGTGGCCGGCTGCTCCTGGAGGACGGCGACCCGTACCGCGACTGCTACGGCCAGCCCGTGCAGCCCCGCCTGGATGCTCCGGCGGCGGGGGCGTTGGGGCGTACCCTGACGGCGGCCTGGCGGGTCGTGCAGCGGGACGTGCCGGCGCACGCGGCGGCGCTCGACGGCGGTCTGCGCGCCGTCGTCCCGTTGGCGCCCGACCCGGCGCGACCGCTGCGGAGCGCGACCGCCCGGCACGCGTTCGGCGCGGTCGCCGTCACCCCCCATCCCGACCCGGAGACGATGGCGGTGCTGCTCGTGCACGAGTGGCAGCACGCGAAGCTGGGTGCGGTGCTCGACCTGTACGACCTGGTCGAACCCGGCCAGGGCAGCCGGATCCGGGTGCCCTGGCGCCCCGACCCGCGGCCCCCGGAGGGCGTGCTCCAGGGGGTGTACGCCCACCTCGCCGTCACGCAGGTCTGGCGGGCCCGGGCGGCCACCGACCGGGGCGAGGCGTCGGCGCACGCGGCCCACTTCCTGGCCTGGACCCGGGACGGCGTCGACGCGCTGCTGGCCAGCCGGTCGCTCACCGCAGCGGGTGAGCGGTTCGTCGGCCAACTGCGCCACGCCCTGGAGGAGACCCGTGTCGGGTCCCGATGA